One part of the Rutidosis leptorrhynchoides isolate AG116_Rl617_1_P2 chromosome 1, CSIRO_AGI_Rlap_v1, whole genome shotgun sequence genome encodes these proteins:
- the LOC139886595 gene encoding uncharacterized protein isoform X1, with protein MIRTIPITLNQWSPNVSLTKDDLTKVPVWVRLYEVPLVGYTEVGLSVIASKIGRPMMLDAYTSTMCLESWGRPNFARAMIEVSSKQVLKESLKVATPNINGSGNTIDEVRIEYDWKPPRCSCCKVFGHNDSQCPKVVVVETAQEVQPDTYGFVRVNHKKNVGLSKNNNLSGGFNMGKGKPKLVYRPKQNVNANTGHNDAKQNVNANTGHNDAKKNLKSDDVHLGNKFGPLVDQPDDNAELKLVDEESDVEPDKGEMGQFIAGKNMFEGASTPGVDGLQ; from the coding sequence ATGATTAGGACCATTCCGATTACTCTGAATCAGTGGTCTCCTAATGTGTCGTTAACAAAAGACGATTTAACAAAGGTGCCAGTTTGGGTTCGTTTATATGAGGTGCCATTGGTTGGATACACGGAAGTTGGGTTAAGCGTCATTGCTTCTAAAATTGGACGTCCTATGATGTTGGATGCTTATACAAGCACCATGTGCCTCGAATCCTGGGGTCGTCCGAATTTTGCTCGGGCTATGATAGAGGTATCATCTAAGCAAGTATTGAAAGAATCCTTGAAAGTGGCTACACCAAACATCAATGGGAGCGGTAATACCATAGATGAAGTGCGTATTGAGTATGACTGGAAGCCACCCCGTTGCTCGTGTTGTAAAGTGTTTGGGCACAATGATTCCCAATGTCCGAAAGTTGTTGTGGTAGAGACTGCACAAGAAGTTCAGCCTGATACATATGGCTTTGTTCGTGTTAATCATAAAAAAAATGTTGGTTTAAGTAAGAATAATAATCTTAGTGGTGGTTTTAACATGGGCAAAGGCAAACCCAAACTCGTGTATAGGCCTAAACAAAATGTGAATGCTAATAcaggtcataatgatgctaaacaAAATGTGAATGCTAATAcaggtcataatgatgctaaaaagAATTTAAAGTCTGATGATGTTCATTTAGGTAATAAATTCGGTCCTCTTGTTGACCAACCTGATGATAATGCTGAGCTAAAATTGGTTGATGAAGAGAGTGATGTTGAGCCGGACAAGGGTGAAATGGGGCAGTTTATTGCAGGAAAAAACATGTTTGAGGGGGCAAGCACTCCCGGTGTCGATGGTTTACAATGA
- the LOC139886595 gene encoding uncharacterized protein isoform X2: MIRTIPITLNQWSPNVSLTKDDLTKVPVWVRLYEVPLVGYTEVGLSVIASKIGRPMMLDAYTSTMCLESWGRPNFARAMIEVSSKQVLKESLKVATPNINGSGNTIDEVRIEYDWKPPRCSCCKVFGHNDSQCPKVVVVETAQEVQPDTYGFVRVNHKKNVGLSKNNNLSGGFNMGKGKPKLVYRPKQNVNANTGNKFGPLVDQPDDNAELKLVDEESDVEPDKGEMGQFIAGKNMFEGASTPGVDGLQ, from the exons ATGATTAGGACCATTCCGATTACTCTGAATCAGTGGTCTCCTAATGTGTCGTTAACAAAAGACGATTTAACAAAGGTGCCAGTTTGGGTTCGTTTATATGAGGTGCCATTGGTTGGATACACGGAAGTTGGGTTAAGCGTCATTGCTTCTAAAATTGGACGTCCTATGATGTTGGATGCTTATACAAGCACCATGTGCCTCGAATCCTGGGGTCGTCCGAATTTTGCTCGGGCTATGATAGAGGTATCATCTAAGCAAGTATTGAAAGAATCCTTGAAAGTGGCTACACCAAACATCAATGGGAGCGGTAATACCATAGATGAAGTGCGTATTGAGTATGACTGGAAGCCACCCCGTTGCTCGTGTTGTAAAGTGTTTGGGCACAATGATTCCCAATGTCCGAAAGTTGTTGTGGTAGAGACTGCACAAGAAGTTCAGCCTGATACATATGGCTTTGTTCGTGTTAATCATAAAAAAAATGTTGGTTTAAGTAAGAATAATAATCTTAGTGGTGGTTTTAACATGGGCAAAGGCAAACCCAAACTCGTGTATAGGCCTAAACAAAATGTGAATGCTAATAcag GTAATAAATTCGGTCCTCTTGTTGACCAACCTGATGATAATGCTGAGCTAAAATTGGTTGATGAAGAGAGTGATGTTGAGCCGGACAAGGGTGAAATGGGGCAGTTTATTGCAGGAAAAAACATGTTTGAGGGGGCAAGCACTCCCGGTGTCGATGGTTTACAATGA